Proteins encoded within one genomic window of Triticum aestivum cultivar Chinese Spring chromosome 2D, IWGSC CS RefSeq v2.1, whole genome shotgun sequence:
- the LOC123052568 gene encoding glucan endo-1,3-beta-glucosidase 1, translating to MGARSRGGTRSLLLLSLHLLCLHSCLRCSVSAAGSGDPYVGVTIGTAVTNLLSPSDLAAFLRAQRITHVRLYDADPRLLSALASSGATAIVGVPNDELLALGSSPATASAWVARRVLPFAAANSTSPGLISAIAVGDEVPTALPSALPILLPAIQSLAAALAAANLSSIPVSTPLPFSIVLEPFPPSQAYFNQSLAKSFLLPLLSHLANTSAPLMLNLYPYYSLMQSSGVVPVDNAMFKPLPPSLEMVDPNTLLHYTNVFDAMLDAVYVALKNLNVSAGIPVLVTETGWPSYGDRKEEPYASKDNANTYNSNLIKHVTEKPGTPMRPGAQASVYIYELFNEDLRPGPASEANWGLFHGNGTPVYLLHVTGKDGFLGNDTTDRTFCIAADDADEKAVQAAMDWACGPGRSDCTAIQPGEGCYEPNDVRSHASFAFNTYYQSQGKAGGSCYFQGAGMVTTTDPSHDSCIFVGSKLYSNVTKSDGANTTTTQTSDAEGSAVWRLRTGREKGFLSVLRLLLSLMVVVIMTNSNFWT from the exons ATGGGGGCTAGGAGCAGAGGAGGCACACGCAGcctgctcctcctctcgctccaccTTCTCTGCCTCCATTCCTGTCTGCGCT GCTCGGTCTCCGCGGCGGGCTCCGGCGACCCCTACGTCGGCGTGACGATCGGCACGGCGGTGACCAACCTGCTGTCCCCGTCGGACCTCGCGGCGTTCCTCCGCGCGCAGCGCATCACCCACGTGCGCCTCTACGACGCCGACCCACGCCTGCTCTCCGCGCTCGCCTCCTCCGGCGCCACCGCCATCGTCGGCGTCCCAAACGACGAGCTCCTCGCGCTCGGCTCCTCCCCGGCCACCGCCTCCGCCTGGGTCGCCCGCCGGGTGCTCCCCTTCGCCGCCGCCAACTCCACCAGCCCGGGCCTCATCTCCGCCATCGCCGTCGGCGACGAGGTCCCCACCGCCCTGCCCTCCGCGCTCCCCATCCTCCTCCCCGCCATCCAGTccctcgccgccgcgctcgccgccgccaACCTCTCCTCCATCCCCGTCTCCACCCCGCTCCCTTTCTCCATCGTCCTCGAGCCCTTTCCCCCGTCCCAGGCCTACTTCAACCAGTCCCTCGCCAAAtccttcctcctcccgctcctctccCACCTCGCCAACACCTCCGCGCCGCTCATGCTCAACCTCTACCCCTACTACTCGCTGATGCAGAGCAGCGGCGTCGTGCCGGTCGACAACGCCATGTTCAAGCCGCTCCCGCCGTCGCTGGAGATGGTCGACCCCAACACGCTGCTCCACTACACCAACGTGTTCGACGCCATGCTCGACGCGGTGTACGTCGCCCTCAAGAACCTCAACGTCAGCGCGGGCATCCCGGTGCTGGTCACCGAGACCGGGTGGCCGTCCTACGGGGACCGCAAGGAAGAGCCGTACGCCAGCAAGGACAACGCCAACACCTACAACTCCAACCTCATCAAGCACGTCACGGAGAAGCCCGGGACGCCTATGCGGCCCGGCGCGCAGGCCAGCGTGTACATCTACGAGCTCTTCAACGAGGACCTGCGGCCGGGGCCGGCGTCGGAGGCCAACTGGGGGCTCTTCCACGGCAACGGCACGCCGGTGTACCTGCTCCACGTCACCGGGAAGGACGGTTTCTTGGGGAACGACACGACGGACCGGACGTTCTGCATCGCGGCGGACGACGCCGACGAGAAGGCGGTGCAGGCTGCCATGGACTGGGCATGCGGCCCCGGCCGGTCTGACTGCACGGCGATACAGCCCGGGGAGGGGTGCTACGAGCCCAACGACGTGCGGAGCCACGCGTCGTTCGCCTTCAACACCTACTACCAGTCGCAGGGCAAGGCCGGCGGCTCCTGCTACTTCCAGGGCGCCGGCATGGTCACCACCACCGATCCCA GTCATGATAGCTGCATCTTTGTTGGAAG TAAATTGTATAGCAACGTCACCAAATCTGACGGTGCAAACACAACCACAACGCAGACAAGTGATGCTGAAGGATCTGCGGTATGGAGACTGAGAACAGGAAGGGAGAAAGGTTTCTTGTCTGTCCTCCGTTTGTTGTTGAGCCTGATGGTGGTGGTTATCATGACGAATTCAAACTTTTGGACATAA
- the LOC123055753 gene encoding methionine aminopeptidase 1B, chloroplastic — protein RQSLKRIAETSQSRRRLILNAHPLSPLHSSSSVVPAGLLFLEHGRRPRFLDHDASTDAVRIPIAMSPGASCSGVPVPLRPAGTHTFLLPAAPPFVSKCTINRRDPRTASSCFGKAMTPKRCFVVAGGLTWVDGVEEELMELQKTQEQSSGKLKKRPPLRRGKVYPKLPVPEHIPRPSYVGANIPQELPAVRQIHNADGIAGMRAACKLAARLLDFAGTLVKPSVTTNEIDRAVHHMIVEAGAYPSPLGYGGFPKSICTSVNECVCHGLPDSTQLQNGDIINIDVNVFLNGYHGGTSRTFVCGEADESIKHFLKAAEECLEKGISVCRDGVNYRKIGKKISKLAYFYGYHVVERFVGHGIGTMLHSEPLILHHANENSGRMVEGQTFTIEPILIMDKAECVTWENGWTTVTDDGSWAAQFEHTVLVTRTGVEILTKH, from the exons CGTCAGTCATTAAAGCGCATAGCGGAAACCTCCCAGTCCCGGCGGCGTCTCATCCTCAACGCACATCCCCTCTCTCcgctgcactcctcctcctccgttgtaCCCGCCGGTCTCCTCTTCCTCGAACACGGCCGCCGGCCCCGTTTCCTCGACCACGACGCCTCCACCGACGCCGTGCGAATCCCCATCGCCATGTCACCTGGAGCGTCATGTTCCGGCGTTCCGGTACCACTCCGCCCTGCCGGAACCCACACATTCCTCCTGCCGGCGGCTCCCCCATTCGTCTCAAAGTGCACCATCAATCGAAGAGATCCTCGGACGGCCTCTTCTTGTTTTG GTAAAGCAATGACGCCAAAGCGCTGCTTTGTCGTGGCCGGCGGACTTACTTGGGTTGATGGGGTTGAAGAAGAGCTCATGGAGCTACAAAA GACACAAGAGCAAAGTTCAGGGAAGTTAAAGAAGAGGCCGCCTTTGAGGCGTGGAAAGGTCTATCCCAAACTTCCTGTACCAGAACACATTCCAAGACCTTCTTATGTGGGTGCAAACATACCACAAGAACTACCCGCAGTTCGCCAAATACACAATGCCGATGGCATCGCTGGGATGAGAGCTGCTTGCAAACTTGCAGCCCGTTTACTAGACTTCGCGGGAACATTGGTTAAG CCATCAGTTACTACAAATGAAATCGACAGGGCGGTGCATCATATGATAGTTGAGGCGGGTGCTTATCCTTCTCCACTTGGCTATGGTGGATTTCCTAAAAGTATCTGCACATCAGTAAATGAGTGTGTCTGCCATGGACTACCTGATTCAACACAGCTGCAG AATGGAGACATCATAAATATTGATGTAAATGTGTTCCTAAAT GGGTACCATGGTGGAACTTCCAGAACATTTGTATGCGGAGAAGCGGATGAATCTATCAAGCATTTCCTAAAG GCAGCTGAAGAATGCTTGGAGAAGGGTATTTCTGTCTGCAGGGACGGTGTAAACTACAGAAAAATTGGCAAGAAGATAAG CAAGCTTGCTTATTTCTATGGCTATCATGTGGTGGAGCGCTTTGTTGGACATGGAATTGGAACTATGTTGCATTCTGAGCCACTTATCCTCCATCATG CAAATGAAAACTCTGGTCGAATGGTTGAAGGACAAACATTCACAATTG AACCTATACTTATAATGGACAAAGCAGAGTGTGTTACATGGGAAAATGGATGGACTACTGTCACTGACGATGGCAGCTGGGCAGCACAGTTTGAGCACACTGTATTGGTCACTAGGACGGGCGTAGAGATATTGACAAAACATTGA